A genomic segment from Nocardiopsis sp. Huas11 encodes:
- the gcvT gene encoding glycine cleavage system aminomethyltransferase GcvT encodes MSEPASVPRATALREIHEKAGATLVDFAGWLMPLRYGSETAEHKAVREAAGLFDLSHMGEIRLSGPQAAEALDHALVGHLSKVKVGRARYTMITDADGGVLDDLIVYRLGEQEYLVVANAANAPVVSAALAERAEGFDVQVSDESADYALIAIQGPRAVDILAPLTDANLDDIRYYAGYEHTVAGQPVLLARTGYTGEDGFEIFVRPAAEAPRVWEALMAAGADHGLVPAGLSARDTLRMEAGMPLYGQELTAELTPFDAGLGRVVKFDKGGDFVGRAALEEASRTARARRLIGLVGRGRRPLRKGQEVQRDGVTVGTITSGAPSPTLGRPIAMAYVDGDLDTSTGAFTVDVRGRGEAVDVVELPFYQRQS; translated from the coding sequence ATGTCAGAGCCCGCCTCAGTTCCGCGTGCCACCGCACTGCGCGAGATCCACGAGAAGGCCGGAGCCACCCTGGTCGACTTCGCCGGGTGGCTCATGCCGCTGCGCTACGGCAGCGAGACCGCCGAGCACAAGGCGGTCCGTGAGGCCGCCGGCCTCTTCGACCTCTCCCACATGGGCGAGATCCGCCTGAGCGGCCCCCAGGCCGCCGAGGCCCTCGATCACGCGCTGGTCGGCCACCTGTCCAAGGTCAAGGTCGGCCGGGCCCGCTACACCATGATCACCGACGCCGACGGCGGAGTCCTGGACGACCTCATCGTCTACCGGCTCGGCGAGCAGGAGTACCTGGTCGTCGCCAACGCCGCCAACGCGCCCGTCGTCTCCGCCGCGCTCGCCGAGCGGGCCGAGGGCTTCGACGTCCAGGTGAGCGACGAGTCCGCGGACTACGCGCTCATCGCGATCCAGGGCCCGCGCGCCGTCGACATCCTGGCGCCGCTGACCGACGCGAACCTGGACGACATCCGCTACTACGCCGGCTACGAGCACACCGTCGCCGGCCAGCCCGTCCTGCTGGCCCGCACCGGCTACACCGGCGAGGACGGCTTCGAGATCTTCGTCCGCCCCGCCGCCGAGGCCCCCCGGGTCTGGGAGGCGCTCATGGCGGCCGGCGCCGACCACGGGCTCGTGCCCGCCGGACTGTCGGCCCGCGACACCCTCCGCATGGAGGCCGGCATGCCGCTGTACGGCCAGGAGCTCACCGCCGAACTCACCCCCTTCGACGCCGGCCTGGGCCGCGTGGTGAAGTTCGACAAGGGCGGTGACTTCGTCGGCCGCGCCGCGCTGGAGGAGGCCTCGCGCACCGCGCGCGCACGGCGCCTCATCGGCCTGGTCGGCCGGGGCCGCCGCCCGCTGCGCAAGGGCCAGGAGGTCCAGCGCGACGGCGTCACCGTCGGCACCATCACCAGCGGCGCGCCCTCCCCGACTCTGGGCCGCCCCATCGCCATGGCCTACGTGGACGGCGACCTCGACACCTCGACCGGCGCGTTCACCGTGGACGTGCGCGGACGGGGCGAGGCCGTCGACGTGGTCGAGCTGCCGTTCTACCAGCGGCAGTCGTAG
- the gcvH gene encoding glycine cleavage system protein GcvH, whose protein sequence is MSVPTELGYTAKHEWVVVKDGIATVGITAFAAEALGDIVFVELPEAGTEVTAGQTCGEVESTKSVSDVYSPVSGEVVEVNGALEDAPETINTAPFEDGWLFRARLSEEPTGLLSAEEYTKLTEGEE, encoded by the coding sequence GTGAGCGTTCCCACGGAGCTGGGTTACACCGCCAAACACGAGTGGGTCGTGGTGAAGGACGGGATCGCCACGGTCGGCATCACCGCGTTCGCCGCCGAGGCGCTGGGCGACATCGTCTTCGTCGAGCTGCCGGAGGCGGGCACCGAGGTGACCGCCGGCCAGACGTGCGGCGAGGTCGAGTCCACCAAGTCCGTCAGTGACGTCTACTCGCCGGTCTCCGGCGAGGTCGTCGAGGTCAACGGCGCGTTGGAGGACGCGCCCGAGACGATCAACACCGCCCCCTTCGAGGACGGGTGGCTCTTCCGGGCCCGGCTCTCCGAGGAGCCCACCGGACTGCTCTCCGCCGAGGAGTACACCAAGCTGACCGAAGGCGAGGAGTAG